In Terriglobales bacterium, the genomic window CGACGAGAATAATGCTCCACATCGCTACCGGACCTGTCGTACTCATGGAAGTGATCACTAATACGGTGGTGCAGGTGGCGCACAGCCCCAGAAGGTGTCCGGTCTTCATAGCAACGCGCCCGCCCTTTACGAGTGAGGCCAGCAGCAGAACCACAAAGATAGCTGTGCACAGCGCCACGAGGGGGCGTCCCTGAACCAGCCAGCGGAAGGCGTGCTCGAAAAAGGGAATACCTTGAAATGCGCTTTCCATGTACGAGAGGCCGAGCAGCGCCCCCGATATCACCGCGCAGATTGCCATGTGAATAGTTCTCACGCCGTGAAGGAGGGCTGAGCCGATAAACCGCCCAATCATCGCTCCGCCCCAGTAGTAAGAAACGTACCGCGCTGCTTCTAATTGGCTGATATTCCCGATGTAGCTTTGACTGAGATAGTTGATCAGGAAGCTGCCAATGGAGACCTCCGCGCCTACGTAAACAAAAATGGCCACCGCTCCCAGGACCAGGTGGCGGTACTTCCACACACTATGCTTCTCTCCTTTTTTCTCGCCGTGGCGCTCGGCTTGCGGCATCGGCGGCAGCTTGAACAGCCCGATGACGACAGCCAATGCCATCAGCGCCAATCCAATCGCCAGGTAGGGCATCTTGACAGATGAAGCCACTTCGATTTGGTAAGCCCGCCGCGCACTCTCGGACATCTGGCGCACCGCTTCCATGCTCTTGGGCGCGGCGTTCAGGATGAGAGCCCCGCCCAGCGCTGGCCCGATGGTCGTGCCCAGGGAGTTGAAAGCTTGTGACAGGTTCAGGCGCGCCGAGGCTGTTTCCGGGGGCCCCAGCACTGCCACGTACGGGTTCGCCGCCACCTGCAGCAAAGTGATGCCCGCGGCCAGAACCATGAACGCCGCCAGAAACAACGGATAAGAAGGCACGCTGGCCGCCGGGATAAACAAGAATGCGCCGATTCCAAGGACCACGATGCCCACCACCATCGACCACTTGTAGCCAATCCAATCGATCATCCGGCTGGAAGGAATGGAAAAGATGAAATACGCCGAAAAGAAGGAAAACTGGATCAGCATCGACTGAAAGTAGTTGAGATCGAAAATCGACTTCAGGTGGGGGACGAGCACGTCATTCAGGACGGTGACAAAGCCCCACATGAAAAACAGGCTGGTCACCACGATTAGTGCCAGGTTGTACTTGGCGGGCCCCTTCTCTACGGTTGGCGCTGCGGTTCCGACATTGGCAATTGGCATTTGGCGTAGTGCCCCAGTCTCTGCTGAAGTTGCAGCTTGCGCCTGCTGGCCCGGCATCATATCACCCGCCG contains:
- a CDS encoding sugar MFS transporter codes for the protein MPIANVGTAAPTVEKGPAKYNLALIVVTSLFFMWGFVTVLNDVLVPHLKSIFDLNYFQSMLIQFSFFSAYFIFSIPSSRMIDWIGYKWSMVVGIVVLGIGAFLFIPAASVPSYPLFLAAFMVLAAGITLLQVAANPYVAVLGPPETASARLNLSQAFNSLGTTIGPALGGALILNAAPKSMEAVRQMSESARRAYQIEVASSVKMPYLAIGLALMALAVVIGLFKLPPMPQAERHGEKKGEKHSVWKYRHLVLGAVAIFVYVGAEVSIGSFLINYLSQSYIGNISQLEAARYVSYYWGGAMIGRFIGSALLHGVRTIHMAICAVISGALLGLSYMESAFQGIPFFEHAFRWLVQGRPLVALCTAIFVVLLLASLVKGGRVAMKTGHLLGLCATCTTVLVITSMSTTGPVAMWSIILVGLFNSIMFPSIFTLGIAELGPLTGDGSGLLIMAIVGGALIPVAQGAVADRIGIHHAFFLPAICYCYIVYYALKGSKPTELA